CTTCAGAACACAAGAATAAATCCCTGTGTCCTCCTTAGTTACGTTGCTGATGCGGAGTGTAAAGGACATACTGCTCTTCTTGGTTATCTTGAACCGTTTTTTGTCCACACCAATACCATAGTTATCACGGTTGGCGCTGTTGCAATGGCCAACGAACTGTACTTTCTGTGGATTACTGTGGAACCAGTAGACGTTGTCACAGGAGAAATGAAAGCAGTCACACTCAATAGTCTCTGTGCTGAGGATTTTAGGGTATTGAACTTTGACACTTTCTTGTAGCAGGATTGGGCTAGGACCTTGGGATTGACCTAGAACTAAAAAAGAGGAATGTTGTGAGATTTCAACAGGCACAGAACATTGAACTCCAACAGCTTATGGTCTTTAAACCTGTTAACACCACATAAAAAAAGTCAcactacaaaaaaaactcactaTGCCACAAGCAAGGCAGAAGAAAAATGCCTCGCAATATGATATTCAAAGCAACAAATATCACAAAAGGTGATGCAAGAATGGAAATTAAATCCACCATGAAGACATCCTTCATACATGTTAGAAACTTTGTAGAGTTGGCATTTTGAAATTACGATGCAAGATGTAGCAAGCATTTATGCAATGCCAAAAGTGAAGGTATAACTATTGTGATCGCTGTTGCATCACTAGTTTTATGAAATATCTACAATAAGAGGACTTTCAAAGGGTTCCAGTAGAAGAAAGGTTCTGGATCACTGTTACCGGGGTCATGTACACATTTCGTTCTTACAAACATGTACTCAATTCTCTAATTGTTTGTCAGTCAAAAACCTCCTCAATTATAAATTCTTATCCAGAAAGTTGCACTATACATAAATACAATTCACTCCAGCTCATTGTTAAAGCTTTTAGAAAATTGCTTATAAAAgtctatattaaaaaaaacatcttccatATAATGCATACCTGTGAGTAGAAAACAGTTGTGCATTAAGCCTTACAATTTTTCATCACTGTACCTTTAATCCAGGTTGAACACATTATATTTGTGTGATTACATGACAGTATCAAGACCTTATAACAGTTTAAACGTATAATTCTGAAAATTAATGTTATCTGTACTTCTATGGCAGTTTGACCGTTGCAGATGTAATATTGGACCAAAGGTTTCTGTGTTGTGCTTAGGTCTATCTCAACTGATGGACTATCAACAACAAGTGTTGCCGTTCTGCACAAACTCTGGTTTGGATGTTATTTGATCATTACAATCATAATTTTCATTCAACATCAATGTTCAGTATGAGTGCACAAAAACACTTCCCTTGCTACAGGCCTCTGACTGACTCACGATGTTGATTATGCCAAAGTGTCACTAAATAACTTCAACAGAGAAATGTAATAGTCTTACCTGAAGTGGGCAATGATCCTATCAACAATGCCAGTGTCAGCGGGATCATTGTGTCTGGTCGCCAGTGTGCATGTGTACGCGTGTTTGTATCTTGACTGGTGGCAAAGGGACAGTGCTGATACTTTCTTTTCCTGCTATCTATCTGTCAGAGATGATGGGAGGATCTGAGCTGACAGGGCCCTGAGTCGTCAGGGTAACACCCCAGTGAGACAGACAAAGGACCTATCAGTGTAGGCCTACACAAGCCAAAGGATTTTTAAACAACACTCTCCATCAcacactgctaaaaaaaaaaatacaaggtacttgaaatttgaaatgtacataaaatagaaaaagctATTTTAAAGGGTACCATcgcaaacataaaaaaatcctTATAAAAATGCTGATCTTACAGGACCACGTtaactttaaaatgatacacACCCAATACAAATTGTTATAAGAGAAAGAGACTGCGCATTAAACCTTACATTCATACAGTGATCATGACATAAAGCTAAGATCAAGCTGACATGATACCTCTTATCAAGCAACAAAACAATTTATATACACAGCAGCAGTTTGCAGTGCTGTGGTCTCTGCCCAGGTGCATGACCTAGAGCTCAGCGGAGTCCCACATATGTCACTGTTTTTGCTTTACTACAGAGAACATCGAGGGAACACAAATGCACAGAGAATAAACACCAGGTATTAACTGTAATCATACGATCAGCAATACAAATCCTGACCTACAATGCTGTAGGTTATTATTGACTATTCATTTGTGGTCATAATGggtataaatacacacattagGAAAAGACTAGTCTGTGTATGAGAAACTGACAAAGCTTCTCTGCAACACAAATCATTGAAATTGTAAATACTCTGACCTCAGCAAATAAATTCCAGGGAAAACTGGGTACATTTTTCAAGGAAAAATCCTTCAATATCAATGTTTATGTGTTCTTACTTAACACTTAAAGGAACACACAAAGAATTAAGAGTGATGagacgttttgttttttaaatacatgaaacatgaaaatttATAAGTGATTTATGTTACACACCCTTTGTCACAGCGTCAAGATTTGAACATTCAACCGTGcttgattttaaatttaattccAATTGAATATAAACTTCAATTGGTACTTAGATCCCCATGTTAGTGAAATATATATTCAGGTTTAAGACACAATATTACTTTATGTCTTGTCTGTTCATAAAAAGAACATCTGTCCCTTGATTATTTCCATCACACTGGACAAAATGTAAGTCACTTAATGATCGCAGTTAGTAATGTGACATGGGAGCACATTTAGCTCCACTGAAAGAACTCAGAAAACATCAATGTAAACGTGTTACTTCAAGTCTCTGTTAAATGGCCGTCATTTCCAAACAGCTCATATTTCCATTGAATATACAGGAATACGATACTTGATAACGTATTTCAATTATATTTAATGCTAGCTCACACCTAACAGTAGCAAgctaaaatattacattttctcaaaaaattgaaaaaacatgatttcCACAACAGTCATTCTCGTCCACTTTTTTAGTTTCCATCATTTTGTGATGGATTTAAAGTgaagaacacattttcttttgacaGGGAAATCCATAGCTCTCGCTGTCTTTAACACACTTGACAATATTTAAACAATCTATATGTACGTAtgttttcacatgttgtggttaagttttttctctctctttttttttaaatctaaaatgaaactGCAATAAAAACCACAGTTAAGAAAGACTCAACTGGGGCTGCAAATGCCTATTTATTCCATTGAGTTATCTGTCTATCAATTGATAAATCATTGCAGATATAGAGAGTCAGACATTAATAATAAAAGGCCAATGTCTTTTACAAGAGCCTAAAGAAATGTATGAACAGATTTCTCTGTCAAATATCAGTTTAGTACTTCATTTATGACGCTGTAAAAGGAAGAACAGCAGCAACTTCTGACACATTCATCTTGCTGGAAAAATAAACGACATGCTTGATGAATGACTTTAATAATGATTACTTCATTAAATAACTAGATTTTCACTTAATGCACAATATCTGTTTGGCTGGTGCATACTGTAAAAGGTCTAAAATGATGGAGTTACATCGCATTTTGAAGTGTAAAAAGTGTCACTTGAGATTAGTTTTTGGTTGATGCCTACAGTATGTATTTTACATCATATTAAAGGTAGTATATCTAACTGATTGGATAACTTTAATGCATCCATTAACATAACTGATCATTCAATGCTCCGATAAACACGACCACTGAAAATTCActttaaacacattaacactTAATTCCTGAGTGGTGGCTGTGAATGTTCTTACTTGATGGAGATAAGAGTACAGAAATGCAAGGCGGGGGTCTAAAAGTAAGAGGATGTGGGCAACCTATAGCTACGGGGGTCTAAGACTCGAGAGCACAGGGAACGAGACCACAGGATTCTTTGAAAACAGGAGATTTCAGGGGGCTTCAGAGCTTTTTCTTTACGCACCCTTGAGCCCTTTGTTCGTCTCTGACGCTTCAAGTTAAAAGGTGACTGCTGAAAAGTTTGCAACCTATTTGAATTTTTCTACATCTCTCATTAGGCAATTCTTTAAAAAGTtaagaaatacaagaaaagaCACTTACTTTACATCCATGTCATTGCAGGAGTGTTGCAAGGCAGCAAGTTCTCAATCCTAGCCCCTCAAATGCCAACAGTTTGTCATTCCTCTTTGGCGTCTTGTAGAGATACACAAGTAGGCCATGATCATCTTTGAGAAAGTTTCTGACTTCAGTGTTTACATTAACTTCTCATCAGCAAAGCTTCAAATAAATCCTACGACAAGTTGAAACTTCTTCCAGTCCAACAGATTTCCTAGATGACAATGTTAAATGTTCTGTAACTTCCCGCTTTTACAGTTCCCTATGCTGTCTACACTGGgatcaaaatatttgaaatagtATTTTCGGCAACACTTAAAAGACACATTAGGAAGCTTCAATAACTATTATTATACAACAGCTGGTTCTGACCAAGTTATTTGACTGATAAATGGTTAATGGTACTCTAAGCGCTTTTACatcgcatgtcacacctacccattcacacactgatgtagcaacgtagcagcaggagcaattggtggttaagtgtcttgtccaaggacacatcagacatgttgcagcaggagctgggcattgaaccctcgaccttccggttgagagacgacgacttcaccaactgagccacagccggtTGGACAACAAGCATTCAATGAGGGCTGATATAGAgaacatcactgggactttaCACTAAGCCAGTTGAAAACTACTGAAAAACTAATCGTCTGAATTCTGCCAAGTAACTTAACAGCAgacagtgtttgtctttgttgactAAAGTTGCACCTCAGAGTCGCACAACAGAAGTCTTCTATTTCACTGGTTGCATGATACATTTAATTTCAGAAGTCCATGTGTTCATATTTCATtgaaacaaatgtgtatttcaGTAGATGGAGTGGAACTGTGGAGTTCTCTGGATAATGTGAAATGCTGCTCAAGTATTATTCAGTTAAAAAGTATATTTCTAGAAAAAGTAATGGGAAATGATTAACTGATTCAGTGAATCTCACATTGAGATGACTGTAATTGATTGTTTCGGTACGTATTGTTAAATTTTATATGATTTGTGGAAAGAGAAAGTTAACACCAACAGGCTGGCCATGTGATTCTGTATTACAGTAACTTATGTTGTTGTTAGAAAGGGTCAGGTATAAGttgtcttcttcctgctccggTTTGCAAACAGACAgggaggttttattttttagaaaaagtatattttgtatgttgtgttattgtgttggaAATCATTTACTGAATTAAGCAAATAAaccaaatgtaaaataaaatgaattccATTGATTTTGCCTAATATAACTTATACATGTCAAAGTTGTATTATCTTTATCATATTtacaaaatgtgtcatttttcaAGTCTTATTGGCATTGCCGCTTTGAGCCTTTCTattttgtcctgtttttgtCATAAAGGTTAAAATACAATTGTTTCTGATATTAAACCAAAcctatttttttcataaactaTTCTTTTAAAACCTCATAAACAAATAGGTTTTGAAGAATAGATGGACATCTGTCCAGGTCTGAATGGGTGTAGGGTCCATTTATGTTTTTGGCCAGTTTAATGGCAACTTATCAAATCAATTTGAAAACACTTAGTTAGCTTTGCTTTctagtaatgtttttttttaacaaagcacATTGTCATAATTCATAAGACAAGCAACAAAGATGATAGAAATGTCTGTTCGGTCATAAATATGGCCTGCAAAGCATTTgtaattcaaagaaaaacaaacccaaacacattatttttaggAATAGGTATGTATGCTGTGACAAAGAGCTCTAAGAGAGGCTTATTGTTAGATTATTGTTAGAATTCCCTGATAAGAGCAACTGAACACAATTATATTGTTCAATGTACATTTGTGGGAGTCAACAAGGTTTTTAGAAATTGTAACACTGCAGCCACATTTTAATCCATGCATAGAACAGGAATTATGAAGTTTGTAAAGAGCTGTCCTCATTTCAACTTCTGCACCTGTCTGACCCCAAACATTTCAGGAGCTGGTTGGTTGTGCACATacatccaaaacaaacagaagatgCACTGTGAAATAGGACAATGTCTTAGCACTcatcttttcttaaaaaaagaaaatctatttgaaaaagTGACAGAATGTGAAAAACGTTCTTGCAGCAGTGCCTGAGTGAAAGCACAACTAGCTTTAAAACTAACAAAATGCCTAAGCCTCTGTCATCTATTGGCTTTCATTGACTTTCCTGAGACTCTAAGTGAAGCTAAACACTGCCTACCACAGGCTATAAAAGGGATCACAATCAAGCTATTGTGTCCCTTCCTGGAGGAAatgacaaagaataaaacatcatttaaCTGTGATGTGTTAAGAGGTCAGGAAGATCTTGATCATTTCAAGTGTTATAGAAGACAATGTgccatcaaataaaaataaaatatattatacaTGATTAAGTGTCACAGTGAAAATAAAGCCATTATAGACGTGAATATTTGAGAACCAACATAAAAAATCATCTAAATtatgattcattcattcattagaAACACAAAGTGACTTACCATGGCTAGCCAGCTAGCAATCTATTGAGGACACTTGTGTGCTGCCAGCTCTAATGGAAACTGCATTGTTAACTGTATTACTAAATGTCATCTGTCATACTTGGTCTTGTGAGTTTAACAGCCGAGAATAGAGTCATCCCACAGCTTCTCATCCTCTGTCCTACTGTCTactttctcctttgttttcttcttctctttcctgtaTTTGGGTTTGGCTTGCTCGTACTGTCCACCATCCCCTTCCTCAACATTCATATCAGCATTCATATCCACTTCCCCTTcctttttattgtcattcatGTCTTCTGGCATTAATTTGTCCAACTCtctgccccctccctcctcctctttatcgTCCTCCTCCGGGGatttcttttctcgtcttccCCGCTTGCCAGGACctttgatttttcttcttctcctctcttcctctgcatcTCCAGAttcccttcttctcctctccaccGACTCCTTACCTTTTTCCTTCCTCCGTcgttttctcctcttctctgctaTGTCTGAGTCCTTGTCCTTTGCCCTTCTGTCCCTCTCCCTCCTGGAATTTCTAgccttcctcttttctctgcgCTTGTATTCACTGTCATCACTGTCACTTGTACTGCTGCTATAAGAGGAGGAATATGAGGAGGAATATGATGATGAGCTGTTATACGAGGAAGAACTTGACTGCTTTCTGTGCATCCTCCTTTTAACTGGCATACTAGAGATCAGTGCAGAGCCTGGGCCTGGGAAAACAGGAGGAGGGAAGTTGTAGTGCCAGCCCTCAGAGGGCCAGGAAGAGCCCTGATGTTGAGGACGCCACCTTTCACCTGGATTAAAACAACCTAGACGGGAGTGATGAGGAGGGTTAGAGCTGGGATGAAGGTTTGGCAATGGCTTGTCCAGTTCTGAGATATCTCCcttgttaaatatttcatcttgttcttcttcctcatcctcctttcGTTTGTCGGCTGTTGCGAGGACTTGACTGTTCTTTGAGGTGATTCCACGAGCCCTCTGAACCTGTATGTAATCAGAAAGTTCATCTGCAAATGTGCTGTAGACTTTTTGTTGGGCGTTGCAAAGGTCAACGACCTTCTTCTCCCTgtagagaagaaagaaaaaggagtcAATATTATTTTATGGAATAATTTGACTGATTCAGATGAAGCTTAACTGAGCTTTATCAGTGCTGAAGTTCAACAAAGTCAAGGGCAGTGTAAAATGATGACATTGTGAGAGCAGTATAAATGATATCACAGAGTCCTGATCTGTTTTAACAAATGATTGATCGTACTTAGTCTGGTGCTTGTTCCCCTGCATGTGGGCCTGGTACATCTCCACAGAGTTAAATTGCACACTACACATGGAACACATCAGGGAGTTGTCTATGGACAATAGAAAGTGGAAGAGATGGTGAAGTGGGTTAAAACAGCTAAAGACCAAGATGAACAAT
The Labrus mixtus chromosome 7, fLabMix1.1, whole genome shotgun sequence DNA segment above includes these coding regions:
- the zmat1 gene encoding zinc finger matrin-type protein 1 isoform X2, with protein sequence MDVESVCTSLLAESDARNKTISAPNVASVTDADKVINTKIGSAQVEGDCSLSDSGDRSEEVLLKGLLTDDYCHVCEAVLLFESQRLSHYEGKKHAQKLRVYLQAKRAEKMNKHSTGSQTMTTDKDRFCELCNMVFSSPVVARSHYEGKVHTKNLGKKGLQPTDRYTESSSLPSVTQDSVHADQKSAGSSDMEHLLDPTATTATPSTEVDLKDPNKYCALCDASFNNPQMALQHYNGRKHQRNQARQELLQELGDTVQQDNSLMCSMCSVQFNSVEMYQAHMQGNKHQTKEKKVVDLCNAQQKVYSTFADELSDYIQVQRARGITSKNSQVLATADKRKEDEEEEQDEIFNKGDISELDKPLPNLHPSSNPPHHSRLGCFNPGERWRPQHQGSSWPSEGWHYNFPPPVFPGPGSALISSMPVKRRMHRKQSSSSSYNSSSSYSSSYSSSYSSSTSDSDDSEYKRREKRKARNSRRERDRRAKDKDSDIAEKRRKRRRKEKGKESVERRRRESGDAEEERRRRKIKGPGKRGRREKKSPEEDDKEEEGGGRELDKLMPEDMNDNKKEGEVDMNADMNVEEGDGGQYEQAKPKYRKEKKKTKEKVDSRTEDEKLWDDSILGC
- the cd8b gene encoding uncharacterized protein cd8b isoform X1, translated to MIPLTLALLIGSLPTSVLGQSQGPSPILLQESVKVQYPKILSTETIECDCFHFSCDNVYWFHSNPQKVQFVGHCNSANRDNYGIGVDKKRFKITKKSSMSFTLRISNVTKEDTGIYSCVLKGNRNMEVWKSGVLLLPGVMLPTVPVKTKPKPTVRSVCRCSKGKSSQDGCGSLILWPLVGIIASLALALIFILYYFSRLPKKCRHHFVKKR
- the zmat1 gene encoding zinc finger matrin-type protein 1 isoform X1; amino-acid sequence: MDVESVCTSLLAESDARNKTISAPNVASVTDADKVINTKIGSAQVEGDCSLSDSGDRSEEVLLKGLLTDDYCHVCEAVLLFESQRLSHYEGKKHAQKLRVYLQAKRAEKMNKHSTGSQQTMTTDKDRFCELCNMVFSSPVVARSHYEGKVHTKNLGKKGLQPTDRYTESSSLPSVTQDSVHADQKSAGSSDMEHLLDPTATTATPSTEVDLKDPNKYCALCDASFNNPQMALQHYNGRKHQRNQARQELLQELGDTVQQDNSLMCSMCSVQFNSVEMYQAHMQGNKHQTKEKKVVDLCNAQQKVYSTFADELSDYIQVQRARGITSKNSQVLATADKRKEDEEEEQDEIFNKGDISELDKPLPNLHPSSNPPHHSRLGCFNPGERWRPQHQGSSWPSEGWHYNFPPPVFPGPGSALISSMPVKRRMHRKQSSSSSYNSSSSYSSSYSSSYSSSTSDSDDSEYKRREKRKARNSRRERDRRAKDKDSDIAEKRRKRRRKEKGKESVERRRRESGDAEEERRRRKIKGPGKRGRREKKSPEEDDKEEEGGGRELDKLMPEDMNDNKKEGEVDMNADMNVEEGDGGQYEQAKPKYRKEKKKTKEKVDSRTEDEKLWDDSILGC
- the cd8b gene encoding uncharacterized protein cd8b isoform X2, with amino-acid sequence MIPLTLALLIGSLPTSVLGQSQGPSPILLQESVKVQYPKILSTETIECDCFHFSCDNVYWFHSNPQKVQFVGHCNSANRDNYGIGVDKKRFKITKKSIMLPTVPVKTKPKPTVRSVCRCSKGKSSQDGCGSLILWPLVGIIASLALALIFILYYFSRLPKKCRHHFVKKR